One genomic segment of Rhodospirillaceae bacterium includes these proteins:
- a CDS encoding VWA domain-containing protein, with product MFTEFFVKVREARVPATLREYLTLLEALEVGDAHISIDEFYYLSRSALVKDESHFDKFDRVFAEYFKGVEALGEALFSEIPDEWLRRELEKILSPEDREMLEKMGWEKLMETLRERLAEQQGRHQGGSKWIGTGGTSPFGAYGDHPEGIRIGQKEGRRGSAVKVWDKREYKNFDDSVTIGTRNIKVALRRLRQFVRDGANTEFDLDDTIHATADNGGWLDVRMRPERKNKIKVLLLMDVGGSMNVHVKTCEELFSAARSEFKDLEYFYFHNCVYEGLWKDNRRRHTERMPTWDLIRTFPSDYKLIFVGDASMSPYEIAYPGGSVEHWNEEAGGVWLNRLLHVYTSAVWLNPETEANWSYSQSNQMIQELMGPRMYPLTLGGLEESMKYLAR from the coding sequence ATGTTTACGGAATTTTTTGTTAAAGTCAGAGAGGCAAGGGTGCCTGCAACATTGCGTGAATACCTTACGTTATTGGAGGCGTTAGAGGTTGGTGATGCTCATATTAGCATTGATGAATTTTATTACCTTAGTCGCAGTGCCCTTGTTAAGGATGAGAGTCACTTTGACAAATTTGATCGGGTATTTGCTGAATACTTTAAGGGAGTTGAAGCCCTAGGAGAGGCCCTTTTTTCAGAAATCCCGGACGAGTGGTTGCGACGCGAATTAGAAAAGATTCTTAGTCCCGAAGATAGGGAAATGTTGGAAAAAATGGGCTGGGAAAAGCTGATGGAGACTTTAAGAGAGCGTTTGGCTGAGCAACAGGGTCGGCATCAAGGAGGAAGCAAGTGGATTGGTACCGGAGGAACCTCTCCTTTTGGGGCATATGGCGACCATCCTGAGGGTATACGTATCGGACAGAAAGAAGGGCGTCGCGGAAGTGCCGTAAAGGTATGGGATAAAAGAGAATATAAGAATTTTGACGACTCGGTAACGATCGGAACCCGGAATATCAAGGTGGCTTTAAGAAGGCTCCGCCAATTTGTGCGGGATGGGGCGAACACAGAATTTGATTTGGATGATACCATCCATGCGACAGCTGATAATGGAGGTTGGCTCGATGTAAGGATGCGACCCGAGAGAAAGAACAAAATAAAGGTTTTATTGTTAATGGATGTGGGCGGATCGATGAATGTCCATGTAAAGACCTGTGAGGAGCTATTTTCAGCAGCAAGAAGTGAGTTTAAGGATTTGGAGTACTTCTATTTTCACAATTGCGTATATGAAGGACTTTGGAAGGATAATCGTCGTAGGCACACAGAGCGAATGCCTACTTGGGATTTGATCCGTACATTCCCCTCGGATTATAAATTGATTTTTGTTGGTGATGCGAGCATGAGCCCATATGAGATTGCTTATCCAGGGGGAAGTGTTGAACACTGGAATGAGGAGGCGGGTGGTGTATGGCTAAACCGTCTGCTGCATGTGTATACGTCTGCCGTGTGGTTGAATCCTGAGACTGAAGCTAATTGGTCCTATTCTCAGTCGAACCAGATGATACAAGAGCTAATGGGTCCAAGAATGTACCCCCTTACACTGGGCGGACTTGAAGAAAGCATGAAATACTTGGCACGTTAG
- a CDS encoding ATP-binding protein has translation MKFSGTDTYVATEDLMVAVNAAISLERPLLVKGEPGTGKTMLAEEVARALDRQLLRWHIKSTTKAQQGLYEYDAVARLRDGQLGEERASSISNYISKGMLWQAFESDVAPVLLIDEIDKADIEFPNDLLLELDRMEFFVYETKEHIKAKVRPIVLITSNNEKDLPDAFLRRCFFHYIQFPDQDTMAKIVEVHFPGLKKQLLGRALEVFYEIRDTPGLKKRPSTSELIDWMKLLLVEDIDPEVLKTKDTNKIIPPLHGALLKNEQDVHLFERLVFLARRQGE, from the coding sequence ATGAAATTTTCTGGAACAGATACATATGTAGCAACTGAAGATCTGATGGTCGCTGTAAATGCGGCTATTAGTTTGGAACGACCATTGTTGGTGAAGGGGGAACCGGGGACTGGGAAAACAATGTTAGCTGAGGAAGTCGCCAGGGCTTTAGACCGCCAACTTCTTAGGTGGCATATAAAATCAACGACGAAGGCTCAACAAGGATTGTATGAATATGACGCTGTTGCAAGGTTGCGGGATGGTCAGTTGGGCGAGGAGAGGGCGAGTTCGATATCGAATTACATTTCCAAGGGGATGTTGTGGCAGGCATTCGAGAGTGATGTCGCTCCTGTGCTGCTAATAGATGAAATTGATAAGGCTGATATAGAATTTCCAAATGATCTTTTGCTTGAGTTAGATCGTATGGAGTTTTTTGTTTACGAGACCAAAGAGCATATTAAGGCCAAAGTTCGTCCAATAGTACTTATTACATCTAACAATGAGAAGGACCTTCCGGATGCGTTTTTGAGGCGTTGCTTTTTCCATTACATACAATTCCCTGATCAAGATACCATGGCTAAGATCGTGGAGGTTCATTTTCCTGGTCTAAAAAAACAATTGTTGGGAAGAGCGCTCGAAGTATTTTACGAAATTAGGGATACCCCTGGACTCAAGAAACGTCCTTCCACATCTGAATTAATCGACTGGATGAAGCTTCTCTTGGTTGAAGATATAGATCCTGAAGTACTTAAAACAAAAGATACTAATAAGATTATACCTCCATTGCATGGCGCACTTTTGAAAAATGAGCAAGACGTCCACCTATTTGAGAGATTGGTGTTTTTGGCACGACGGCAGGGAGAATGA
- the panB gene encoding 3-methyl-2-oxobutanoate hydroxymethyltransferase, which translates to MTATASNRIIRVTPKGIQDQKGKQPIVCLTAYTAAMARAVDEHVDLLLVGDSLGMVLYGYDSTLKVTVEMMIRHGSAVTCATKHACVVVDLPFGSYQESVELAYRNAATILAETGCSAVKLEGGQEMAKTVAYLAQRGVPVMGHIGLTPQHINTLGGFRAQGRTASETELLKTDAIAISEAGAFAIVAEAMPQETGAILTRSTRAPVIGIGAGQSCDGQILVTHDMLGLSGDFKPRFVKQYVDLGAQMSLAAKDFCREVRSRSFPSRRYNYRLKVL; encoded by the coding sequence ATGACAGCGACTGCATCAAATAGGATTATACGGGTTACACCGAAAGGGATACAGGACCAAAAGGGCAAACAGCCCATTGTGTGCTTAACAGCCTACACGGCGGCAATGGCCAGAGCCGTCGATGAGCATGTAGACCTTCTCCTGGTGGGCGATTCCCTAGGCATGGTCTTATACGGTTATGACAGCACGTTGAAAGTGACAGTTGAAATGATGATCCGCCATGGATCTGCCGTAACATGTGCGACAAAGCACGCCTGCGTGGTGGTAGACTTACCTTTTGGCAGCTATCAAGAATCCGTGGAACTGGCCTACCGAAACGCAGCAACCATTCTAGCAGAAACCGGTTGCTCGGCGGTGAAATTAGAAGGTGGGCAGGAAATGGCAAAAACCGTGGCCTATTTGGCACAAAGAGGTGTGCCAGTAATGGGACACATCGGCCTGACCCCTCAGCACATCAACACTCTGGGGGGCTTCCGAGCCCAAGGGCGAACCGCAAGTGAAACCGAACTCCTAAAAACAGATGCCATTGCAATTTCGGAGGCTGGAGCCTTCGCAATAGTAGCTGAGGCTATGCCGCAGGAAACGGGCGCAATTCTTACTCGATCCACCAGAGCACCAGTCATCGGGATTGGGGCAGGCCAATCCTGCGATGGCCAAATCCTTGTAACTCATGATATGCTTGGCCTTTCTGGAGATTTTAAGCCCCGCTTTGTAAAGCAATACGTGGATCTAGGCGCCCAGATGAGCCTAGCGGCCAAAGACTTTTGCAGAGAAGTTCGGTC